A window from Gammaproteobacteria bacterium encodes these proteins:
- a CDS encoding EAL domain-containing protein, which yields FYDAVTELPNRKLFLDRLKQAISQTRRGAPGISVLMIDLDGFKAVNDTLGHDAGDELLKIIGQRLQEVIRASDTVARYGGDEFVILQTMVHSPEDVAIFCEKIIRTVSAPVRIQERNTSVAASIGIAFYDESHSEISPEELLRQADLAMYAAKENGKNGFCFYDENLSATFTHQVNLIQNLRQAIEHRELTLFFQPQVDLASGKITALEALVRWEIDGEAISPSHFIPLAEETGLIFDLDRLIAEHAIHQLKLWQEMLPHPPIVAINVSAKEFQDNSFVDFLLALIKKHNVDPHLLELEITESIFLANIEAAAESMGLLHTAGVRISIDDFGTGYSSFQYLKRLPIEKLKIDIDFVRGLAYSVHDKEIVRSILDLSASLRFVTVAEGVETEEQHKSLLEMGCQLGQGYLFAKPAPANEVTSWLTQGEIRFPRFTS from the coding sequence CCTTTTACGACGCCGTCACCGAATTACCCAATCGAAAATTGTTCCTAGATCGATTGAAACAAGCCATATCACAGACACGTCGCGGCGCGCCGGGAATCAGCGTGTTAATGATCGATCTTGATGGCTTCAAAGCTGTCAATGACACACTTGGCCATGACGCTGGCGATGAACTATTGAAAATCATAGGCCAAAGGCTCCAAGAAGTGATTCGGGCGTCAGACACAGTGGCACGATATGGCGGAGACGAGTTTGTCATCTTGCAAACCATGGTCCATAGTCCAGAGGACGTCGCGATCTTTTGCGAAAAAATCATACGCACCGTTAGTGCCCCAGTGCGCATTCAAGAAAGAAACACCTCCGTGGCCGCCTCCATAGGCATTGCTTTTTATGATGAAAGTCATTCAGAAATTTCGCCGGAAGAGCTCTTGCGCCAAGCAGATCTCGCCATGTATGCCGCGAAGGAAAACGGTAAAAACGGCTTTTGTTTCTACGATGAAAACCTCTCCGCCACATTCACGCACCAAGTCAATTTGATCCAAAACCTTCGTCAAGCCATCGAGCATCGAGAACTCACCCTGTTTTTCCAGCCGCAAGTGGATTTGGCCAGTGGCAAGATCACAGCGCTCGAAGCGCTGGTACGTTGGGAAATCGATGGTGAGGCCATCTCGCCCAGTCATTTTATTCCGTTGGCTGAGGAAACCGGCTTGATTTTCGACCTTGATCGTCTGATTGCCGAACACGCCATTCATCAGCTTAAGCTATGGCAAGAGATGCTTCCTCACCCACCAATCGTCGCGATCAACGTATCGGCCAAAGAATTCCAAGACAATTCATTTGTCGATTTTCTCTTGGCGCTCATCAAAAAACACAACGTCGATCCGCATTTGCTTGAGTTAGAAATCACGGAGTCGATTTTTCTTGCCAACATAGAGGCTGCCGCCGAAAGCATGGGGCTGTTACACACTGCTGGTGTGCGCATTTCCATTGATGACTTCGGCACCGGCTACTCAAGCTTCCAATACCTCAAACGTCTGCCCATTGAAAAGCTGAAAATCGATATAGATTTTGTCCGTGGCCTAGCCTACTCCGTCCATGACAAGGAAATTGTGCGCAGTATTCTGGATTTGTCTGCCTCATTACGTTTCGTCACCGTCGCAGAAGGCGTTGAAACTGAAGAGCAACACAAAAGCTTGTTGGAAATGGGGTGTCAGCTTGGCCAGGGCTATCTGTTTGCCAAACCTGCTCCAGCCAATGAGGTGACATCATGGCTCACCCAAGGGGAAATCAGGTTTCCGCGTTTCACCAGTTAG